In Acidisarcina polymorpha, the DNA window GTGCGAATCACCTGGAACGTGGTGCTTGACCGGAAACGGCGCACCAAGACTCGCCCGGAGACAGAAGATATAGCCGATCTGGTGCGAACTCTACCCGCAAACAACCCCACTTCTGAACGAACGGCCATCTCGTCCCAGGAACACGCGCGCATTCTGGCGTTGATCGATCAGCTTCCCAAGAAGGAGAGAGAGGCGCTGCTGCTTTCCGCCGTAGAGGAGCTCTCGACCGCTCAGGCCGCCGCTGTGCTTAACACGAGCGAGTCGTCCGTACGTTCCCGAATCTTTCGCGCTCGTCATCAACTTGCCGCTCTGCTCGACAAAGAAAGGATCGCTCGATGAAAACGAGGCCATCCATACAATCTCAAAGCCCTCAATCTCAAACTTCTCCGGAGCGTTATTCAGCCGAAATCGATGCCGCTCTCCGGGTTTACGCTCACGCAGCTCCCCCGAGCGGTCTGGAGGCGAGCGTCAAAGCGAGAATCTCCGCGGCTTGCGGCGAGAGTCTGCGCGGAAAGCGAGTACCCACCATGGTTTTGCTGCGCCGTTTTTCCGTGGGTGCTCTAGCAACCGCCGCGGCCGCTCTTATGGTTGTCGGCACTCTCCAGCATTCAGAGCGCCGTCTTCCACCCCGGTTAGCGGTCCATCCTGCTCAAAGTGGAGGCTCGATCACCTCAGGAAGCATTCACGTGCCAACTCGCTCGATGCCCGATCAAGCGACGATTGATCCAGCGACCCCACGCACACCGCCGCATAGCCGGGCGACGCTCTCTCGCACCCCGAGTCGCCATCCTGCGGGATCGGCGGTGCCGCGCTCGCCCTATCCAGCCGAAAAGCAACAATAAATGCTGCGCTTCAGAGGGCTGCGCTTCGATTCGAAACTGAGAGTACATTAGCGCTCGACCCGAGGACTCCTCGTGCTGTCTGGAGTCAAAGCGGAAAACAGCATTTGCAGCAATGCCAAGACGATCGCCCCAATGAACGCCGCGCCAAAGGTCGTGACGTAGAATCCCGCGACCACTCCACTGGCCAGCTTCAGGATGAAGGCGTTGATCACCAGGAAGAATAGGCCCAGGGTGAGGATGCCTAGTGGCAGGGTAATCAACTTCAGAAAGAACCCCAGCGTGGCGTTCAACAATCCAATCACAATAACGGCAATCAGCGCCGCCCCCAGCGTGTTGACCTGGAAGCCGGGCACAATCCGCGATACGATCAGGAGCGCAATCGCATTTAGAATCCAATGAAGAAGCAGACGGAGCATGGGTATAGTTCCTTTCTCGGCACGCGCTTCGTGGTCCCATCCGGTCTCTCCATTCGGGGCCACGAAGCGTCTAAACGTTATCCAGGTACTCTAGCAGTTAGTCCACTTTCGAAGTACGTTCTGGGCGAAGCGTCGTTGTCAGCCTGCTGTTTGGCAGAAAGATCCGTCTCTTAGCGAGGCGCTGGCATTACGAAACGCTTACCCGGAACTGATAAGACTAGTTGAATGAACATACGTCTTCTCTCCACGTTTCTGGCAGGATCTCTGGCTGCAACTACCCTGCTGCCGGCGCAGCAACACGCTGCGGCGCCGTCGGCGCCGGATGGTTCGATTCCTGATATCAAGACGCTTATGTTGCAGGTACAAGCGCACCAGCGTCAGTTGGATCAAGTCCGCGAAAACTATACGTTCCGAGAGGTTATGCAGACTGATGATCTCGATTCAAATGGCCAGGTTAAGAAGACCGAGACCGAAGAATACGAGGTCTTCTATGTCAACAGTCATCATATTCAGAGACTCGTCAAGAAAAACGGAAAGCAGCTCAGCGCCGATGAGCAGAAGAAGGAACAGGATCGAGTTACTAAGGAGGTCGAAAAGGCCACGAAGCTGGAGCCCGGCAAGTCTTTGAATGCCGATCAAATCTCCATCACTCGCATTCTTGCCATCATGAAGGTTTCCAATCCGCGCCGAGTTGCGCTCAACGGACGCCCGACCATCGCCTTCGATTTCGTAGGCGATCCGCATGCCCAGACCCATGGCATGGCTGAGGATGCTTCCAAGAAGATCGCCGGCACCCTGTGGGTGGACGAGAAGGACAGAGAGGTCGCCAAACTGACCGTTCACTTTGACGACAACTTTCACGTTGGAGCGGGTATTGTCGCCACCGTGCAAAAAGGCTCCTCCTTTGAATTCGAGCAAGCGATCGTCAATAACGAGCTGTGGCTCCCGACCTCCGGGGAAGCGCATCTGACCGCCCGTGTTCTGCTGGTCAAAGGCTACCGGCAGAATATGCACTTCAGAGACAGCGATTATCAGCGCTTCCACACCGACGCAAGCCAGCAAGCAGGAGCAACCATCCATACCCCGTAGATCGATCCCGATCTCAGCTCTATGAATCAATCACCACGGACCTGCCGATCTTTGAAGCCCCACAAAATACCCCGGAATAACCTTCCTTAAGGCACAATGGGAAGGGTTGACCCGGTGAGCCGACCTGATTGCCCATGAGAGACCCTTGGCTCTACTGGTGGACGGACTCCGTTCCCCTGCTCCACCAAAGCACCTTTCCCCGGCTGCTGCTGGCGCTCTGTCTCGGCGCGATCATTGGCGCGGAACGCCAATGGCGGCAGCGTGCCGCCGGCCTGCGCACCAACACCCTGGTTTGCTTCGGCGCGGCCGCATTCGTCGACCTCGGTTCTACGGTCGCACCCGGGAGCACCCAGATCATCGCCTACGTCGTCTCCGGGGTGGGTTTCCTGGGCGCTGGCGCCATCATGAAAGACGGCGGCAATGTGCGCGGACTGAACACCGCGGCGACGCTATGGTGCTCGGCAGCGGTTGGAGCCTGTGCTGGCGCGGGCGAGATGCTCGACGCTTGTTTTGTGACGGCGATGCTGATTGGCATCAATATCGCCATGCGCCCGCTCTCTCGTTCCATTGACCGCCGTTCGCTGGCGGCACTCGACACCCACGTCCTTTATCGGCTGCGTTTGCTTTGCCCCGCCGAACACCAGGTCGACGCCGAATTCCAGTTGACCCGGGCCATCGCTGCGCGCTCCCTGGCGCTGCGCGATTTGCGAGCCGAGCCCGTCGACGAGACGGATACCTTTATCGTGCAGGCCCTCGTCGAGTCTTCCACCCGCGATCCGCTCCTGCTGAATAAGGTGGCCGACGAGATGCGAGCCTTTCCGTGGATCAACTCGATCGATTGGACGGAAACTGAATCGGAGACGGAATAAGGCTGGAACAGAGCAGCAGTAGATTCAAATTCCTCTGGCGTCGCTTATCGGGAAAGAGCTGCTCGTCGGATTGCCTTAAAGTTTGCGACTACCCTCCTGGGTGCCCGCGACGAGAATCCCGGCGGCAAACCGGCACATCAAGGCGAGCGCCGAGCAATTCAGTACCGCCAGCATGCCGTCTGTCCAGAGGCTCGACCATGCAGCGCCAAGCCATCCGTGGCTGGGGATCAGCCAGAGATTGAGGGCGACATTCAAAATGACAGCCAATACCTGAGACACTGTTCGGTATTTCTGTAAGCCGCTGCCGGTCATCGCGCTTCCCGTCATCTGGTGAATGCTGCGAAACACCGGAATGATGCATAGCCATCGCAGGGCCAGGACAGTCTCGCGGAAGCCCTGGCCGACCAGGTGAGGCACCAACGGCGCAGTGAGGAAAATGGCGGCCATGGCCAACAGTCCGAGCGGAATCGTTCTCTTCAGGAGTTTGGCGGCAAGCTCCGCCGATCCCGCAATGCCGATGAGGCCTCGTTTGAAGAAGCGGGGCATGGCCGCCTCCCGGATTGCAACGACGGGAATCGTGGCAACATCGACGATCCGATAGGCCATGGTGTAAATGCCATTGGCTACGTTCATTCCGTAGTGACTCAGCATGGTTTTGTCGATATCGTTGTACGCCGTCGAGGTGGAGGTCGCGAACGAGTACCCTAAGCCCTCCGGCAAGTCATGCTTCATCTGCGTCAAGTGAAATGCTGGCCTTCCGAATCTCCAAGTGACCGTGACAACGCCGGCTAGAGTGGCCGCCATCGAAACCATGACGGTTGCAATGGACCACTGGTAGGCCGAGGCGTGATGAAGCATGACCAACATCCCCGCGGCTGCGAGTGTGCGGGCAAAGTTAGTCGCCAGGTTCAGGAAAGCTGTAATTCGAAGTTGTTCGAACGTCTGGAAGACCCGCGCCGCGGCGAAGGTGAGTTGATTGCAGAAGCAGTTTGCCACTGCTCCCAGCAACAGGATCGGTCGCGAGCCGGCACCGATCAGGTGCCCGGAGATCAGCGCGAGTCCAGCAATGATCGCGACACTGACCGTCGTCGTCGTGAATAGAATATTTCCCCAGTAGACGGCGTATCTCTGCCGATCGGCGCTCACATAACGGAGGAAGACGGTTCCCGAACCCATCGAACTGTATTGTCCGATGATATTCGTGAGCGCGAATGCACCAGCGTATAAGCCATATTCATAAGGCCCGAGCAATCGGGCGATCAAGATGAAATAGGCCGATTGCAGCAGAAATCCGCTTCCCTGTCCAAGCACCATCCAACCGGCGTTGCGAGCCAGTGGGCTCGTCCGAATGCTTCTTAGCTCGCGCCTAATCGAGAACATGGACACCGGTACGGCGTCTTCGGGAAGTGGCCTGAACGGCAACGGTCCGAACGACAACTACGGAGGGCATCATCGTCGCGCGAGTACAGGAACAGTCGGAATCACTAGAGGCTCTAGGCAGAAGACGCCTTGGTAGGAGGGGGAGGATAAGCGATCATATCGCTTTCTTTAAATCAGCGCGTCCGCAAATCAGCAAGGCTAATCACGGTGGTGGAATCAAGGTCCTTCCACGCAGCGAAGAAGGATGGGCTCAGACAAAGAAAAGCGCCCCGCCATCCTGAAGGACGTGGGGCGCTATTTTTCTAAGAATCGCTCGGCTTCGAGTAACCGGAGTCAACTCAATGTACAGCCTAAGACTTAGGGCACGGCATAAACAGCAGCCGAACTGGCCCCGGCCAGGATCGAACTTCCGCTTACAGCGATGTTTTTGAGGTAGCTGAACGGCACATAGAGGATGTCCTCCGGCTCCAACATGATGTCCGGAATCTTGCCCTTCTGCATATCGCTCAACTGGATGTGGGTTTCCGTATAGCCGTCGGCGGTCCTGCGAATCAACCGGGCCGCAGCGGGGCGAGCAGTCGGAGGAGTTCCTCCGGCAAGCGCCAGCATCTGCAGCAGCGATAACTGAGAGCGGTTGTTGTTCATGGTATATCCGCCGGGCCTGCCCACGTCTCCGAGCGCGTAGACCAGACTCGCCTTCGGCACCATTACCTTGTCGCCCGGATGTACCAGGATGGAATGATTGAACGCTTCTTCAGGGTTATTGGAGACGAAATACTGGACGCGCTCTCCGGTGCCATGGCGCTCGATGGTGACATGCCGGTTGGCTAACTCTTGCAGCCCTCCAGCCATGCTGAGCACGTCCATTACCGGGCGCGAAGTGTCGATCTGATAAGAGCCTGGGTGAGCGACCTCGCCAATCACCAACACTCCCTGGGTGGCATATTGTTCGATCGTTACCGTCACCTGCGGGTGCTTCATGTACTCTTTTTGCTGCAACTGGGTCTCAACCGTGCGCGCCGCACCTTCCGGAGTCAGACCTGCAACGTGGACGTTCCCCAGGAAGATCAGCGGGACATTTCCGTCATCTGTCACACGCGCGTGCTGATCCATCTCAGGGGTATCGAATACCTGGACGTGCAGCATGTCACCAGGACCGATCAAGATGCTCTCTGCCGAGCCCGAAGCCGTCGCAGATGAGGTCTGCGCAAGCGCTGAAGCGGTTAGAACCAGAGCCAGAAATTGTAGCTTAAGAAATCTCACTCCCACCTCCCAAACGTTTCGTGTTGGTGTAATAGGTGCTATTTGAAAATCCGTAGTACTTGTAATAGGCGTCTGCGGTCCGTTCAACGCCGTTCAAGACCACCCCGATGTGACGGTTGGTTCCTAGTTGAGCGCGCAGCGTTCGCAGGGAAAGGTCAAGCGACTGTTGTTGCGTCGACTGATAACGAGCCACCAGAAGCGTCGCATCTACCTGGCTGCTGAGTACGACTGAGTCAGTCACGGGAAGAACCGGAGCCCCGTCGAGGATGATGAAGTCGTAGTACCCGCGCCATAGATCAAGCAGTTGCCTCATTTTACTTGATCCCAGCAGTTCTGCCGAGTAAGCCGGAATTGGACCTGATAATAAGATGTCCAAACCAGGAACGGCTTCGACCTGGAGAAATGCCTGTCCCATCGCATCGACCGACAACTGCCCAGCGAGAATGGTGCTCAGACCGACCTCCAAAGAAGAATTAAAGAGCACATGCAAGTTGGGGCGGCGCAGATCTGCGTCGACCAGCAAGACCCGCTTTCCTTGCTGGGCGAGGACCACTGCCAGGTTCGAGCTAAGCGTACTTTTACCCTCGCCCTCCGTCGACGATGTAACCAGGAGAACCTGTGGAGGGGCGCCTCCACGAGTGGAAAGCAAGGTGGTCCGCAAAGCCCGCAGCGCTTCCACGTAAGCAGAGTGAGGATCCTTGAGCGCCGCAATCGCCTCCCTTCCCGGCAGGGCAAAGCTGTGACCAGAGAGCCGAAGCCCCTTTTTCTTCGCAGCGAAGGACGGCAGTATGCCGAACGGGGCCTCACCCATCAGCGATTCAAGGCCGTGAATGTCGGCGATCTTGCTGTCCATCAGGTCGACGACCACTGCCATGATGCATCCGAATAAGAGTCCAGTCGCCAGGGATCCGGCGAGATACAACGGGATGTTGGGCCGAGAGGGCGCCGACGGCGCGAGCGCCGGGCTGACGACGGTGATGTTGCTGGAATGAAAGCCCTCGAGCACTCCGGCTTCTTTCATCCGGCTTTGCAGCTTCTCATAGAGCGAGCGGCTTTGGTCAGCTTGTTGCCGGGCCATCGAATACTGGACGGCCTTGTCGTTCATCTCATCAGCCCTTTGCTTCTCGGCGTCGTAGAGCTGTTTGGCGCCGGACTCGACCTGCTGGGCCACCACGTATTCGTTCCTCGCGCGATCGCGCATGCGCTGAATTTCTTCCTTGATGGAGTTCTGAATCGCGGTAAGATCAGCCTTCAACTCGTCCACCTTGGGATAGGCTGGCCCGAACTTGGCCAGAAGCTCGTTGATCTGGCCATTCAGGGTGGCCTCTCTTGTGCGCAAACTGGAGATGACCGCGAGGTCATTGCTCATCCCCGATGCGGCCCCTGCGAGAGCGGTGTTCGACGGTAAGCCCATGATAGTTTCAGGATCGCCGGACTTCACTACCTCGTAGATCGCGCCCTTGAGAATGACGTTGGTGTGGGCCTGAGAGACGGCGGCTGTCGCCTTTTGCAACTGGTCTAGCGTGCTGCTGTAAGCCTGCCCTTGTCCGTCGCCGTCGCCGCTGCCGGCCACTTGCACGACGCCAGTCTGTTTTTGCAGCTTGACCGCTTTCTGCTCGAGGGCATCACTGTCCGCCTTCATCTCGGCCAGTTGCGACTCCAAGAATTTTGACGCCTCAGTATCCACGGTACGTCTGCTTTGGAACGAGTAGTTCACGAGTGAGGCGACCAACTGATTGACGACGCGCGCGGCGAGATTCGGATCGCTGCTTGAAAATGCGACCTCGATCACTCGCGTTCCAGGGATGATCTTGACCTCCAGATTTTCCTGAAACTGCTTCAGCAATCGATCGCGACGCAATGGCGCAGCCGAGAGTGCCACGCCTGCGGGATCCGCCGGCGGAGGCGGTGAGAAGAGAGAGTTCACCCAACCGGTGAAGGTAAAGTGCGGCTTGAAGGCGCTGGTATCTTCCAGATGAAGGTCTTCAATGACCTTCATGGCGAGTGCAGGAGATTCGAGAACGGTCGCCTGGGTCTCGAGATTCATGCTCGCCGAATTTGGATCGGTATCACCGCCAGCCGGACTGGCAGCGTTCGAGTCCAGGGTAAGACTGTCGCTATTCGGCTTTTGGACTTGAATCTCGGCAACAGCGGTATAGCGCCGAGTCATGAGGATGCACAACAAGGCAGCCCCTGCTACCAGCAGCACAGTTGTGCGAAGGATTATCAGCCGTCTTCGATTGAGAATGCCAACGAAACCTTTGAGGGGGTTTTGCCGGCGATCAACCATAGGTGCTGGAAATCCGGTGGTGGAACCAGTCAAAGCTTTCATATTTCTTAAGATCAATACTAGGTCTTAAGCCTGGAACGCTTAGACCAATTCACATATTGCCGGTGACGTTGGTCAGGCTACTTGCAAGGAGTGTCGGCTGCACAAATGTCTATCTAGGACATTGAATCCGGGTGGTGAGTCCCGCCAAAGCGCAGAATGCCATTCAACCCTGCCTACTTAAAGGATAGTCTGCCCGGAACAAAAGTCAAGGGAATACAGAACTATCTCGACTCGAAGAATCCGCCCAATAATGGGCTCGCCGGGCTACTGAAGTTAGACCCCAAGATGAAGGGAAAGTTGCCAGTCGATGAGAATCACCGAGTTTCGGGATGCGAGAGATTGGCGTTGCGCCTAATCCCTCGCATCCTGAACGACTTAGTAGCGGTAGGTGTCCGGCTTGTAGGGGCCTTCGACGGCAACACCGAGGTAGTCGGCTTGCTTGGGCGAAAGCGTCGTCAGCTTGACGCCGATCTTTTCCAGGTGCAAACGGGCGACTTCTTCGTCCAGCTTCTTCGGCAGAACATAGACGTCGACCGCGTAGCTGTCCTTCTTCTCCCACAGATCGAGCTGGGCGAGAGTCTGGTTGGCGAAGCTGTTACTCATCACGAAGCTAGGGTGACCGGTCGCGCAGCCCAGGTTTACCAGACGGCCCTCGGCGAGCACGAAGATGCTGTGCGCCGCTTGCCCGTCAGTCGCTGGGAAGTTGTACTGGTCAACCTGCGGCTTGATGTTGATCTTCTCGACGCCCTTGGCGGTGTTGAGCTGATCCATCTGGATTTCGTTGTCGAAGTGGCCGATGTTGCAGACGATGGCCTGGTCTTTCATCTTCTTCATGTGCTCAAAGGTGATGATGTCCAGGTTGCCGGTGCAGGTGACATAGATGTCGCCGCGGCCGAGGGTGTCTTCGATGGTGGTCACTTCAAAACCTTCCATCGCCGCCTGAAGAGCATTGATCGGGTCAATCTCGGTGACGATCACACGCGCGCCCATGCCGCGGAGGGAATGCGCTGAGCCTTTGCCGACATCGCCGTAGCCGCAGATGACGGCGACCTTGCCGGCAACCATGACGTCGGTCGCGCGCTTGATGCCGTCGGCTAGGGATTCGCGGCAGCCGTAGAGGTTATCGAACTTCGACTTGGTCACCGAGTCGTTGACGTTGATCGCCGGGACAAGCAGCTTGCCCTGTTCCTTCATCTTGTAGAGACGGTGAACGCCGGTGGTGGTCTCCTCGGAGACGCCGCGCCATTCCTTGGCAACACGGTGCCAACGTTGCGGATCTTCCGCGTGGATCTTCTTCAGCAGGTCCTTGATGACATCTTCTTCGTGGCTGCCGGAGGGCGTGTTGACCCAGCCGTCGCCGTCTTCGAGTTCATAGCCTTTGTGAATCAACAGGGTTACGTCACCACCGTCATCAACGA includes these proteins:
- a CDS encoding MgtC/SapB family protein, with translation MRDPWLYWWTDSVPLLHQSTFPRLLLALCLGAIIGAERQWRQRAAGLRTNTLVCFGAAAFVDLGSTVAPGSTQIIAYVVSGVGFLGAGAIMKDGGNVRGLNTAATLWCSAAVGACAGAGEMLDACFVTAMLIGINIAMRPLSRSIDRRSLAALDTHVLYRLRLLCPAEHQVDAEFQLTRAIAARSLALRDLRAEPVDETDTFIVQALVESSTRDPLLLNKVADEMRAFPWINSIDWTETESETE
- a CDS encoding polysaccharide biosynthesis/export family protein, producing MRFLKLQFLALVLTASALAQTSSATASGSAESILIGPGDMLHVQVFDTPEMDQHARVTDDGNVPLIFLGNVHVAGLTPEGAARTVETQLQQKEYMKHPQVTVTIEQYATQGVLVIGEVAHPGSYQIDTSRPVMDVLSMAGGLQELANRHVTIERHGTGERVQYFVSNNPEEAFNHSILVHPGDKVMVPKASLVYALGDVGRPGGYTMNNNRSQLSLLQMLALAGGTPPTARPAAARLIRRTADGYTETHIQLSDMQKGKIPDIMLEPEDILYVPFSYLKNIAVSGSSILAGASSAAVYAVP
- a CDS encoding phage holin family protein; protein product: MLRLLLHWILNAIALLIVSRIVPGFQVNTLGAALIAVIVIGLLNATLGFFLKLITLPLGILTLGLFFLVINAFILKLASGVVAGFYVTTFGAAFIGAIVLALLQMLFSALTPDSTRSPRVER
- a CDS encoding RNA polymerase sigma factor yields the protein MSGTLAEFVFLAAMSSSEGQIVGWMHVNPMVAAPADSLNEVDSGEAIAALVSQYSNTLYRVAYSITRNSAEAEDAVQETFLRVLRHREKLGEIRDHRVWLVRITWNVVLDRKRRTKTRPETEDIADLVRTLPANNPTSERTAISSQEHARILALIDQLPKKEREALLLSAVEELSTAQAAAVLNTSESSVRSRIFRARHQLAALLDKERIAR
- a CDS encoding flippase, whose translation is MFSIRRELRSIRTSPLARNAGWMVLGQGSGFLLQSAYFILIARLLGPYEYGLYAGAFALTNIIGQYSSMGSGTVFLRYVSADRQRYAVYWGNILFTTTTVSVAIIAGLALISGHLIGAGSRPILLLGAVANCFCNQLTFAAARVFQTFEQLRITAFLNLATNFARTLAAAGMLVMLHHASAYQWSIATVMVSMAATLAGVVTVTWRFGRPAFHLTQMKHDLPEGLGYSFATSTSTAYNDIDKTMLSHYGMNVANGIYTMAYRIVDVATIPVVAIREAAMPRFFKRGLIGIAGSAELAAKLLKRTIPLGLLAMAAIFLTAPLVPHLVGQGFRETVLALRWLCIIPVFRSIHQMTGSAMTGSGLQKYRTVSQVLAVILNVALNLWLIPSHGWLGAAWSSLWTDGMLAVLNCSALALMCRFAAGILVAGTQEGSRKL
- the ahcY gene encoding adenosylhomocysteinase, with product MATATLDRATTATYKVADMSLADWGRKEISIAEHEMPGLMAIRHKYAAAKPLAGVRITGSLHMTIQTAVLIETLVALGADVRWASCNIFSTQDHAAAAIAAAGVPVFAWKGESLEEYWWCTNQALDHNGKGPQLVVDDGGDVTLLIHKGYELEDGDGWVNTPSGSHEEDVIKDLLKKIHAEDPQRWHRVAKEWRGVSEETTTGVHRLYKMKEQGKLLVPAINVNDSVTKSKFDNLYGCRESLADGIKRATDVMVAGKVAVICGYGDVGKGSAHSLRGMGARVIVTEIDPINALQAAMEGFEVTTIEDTLGRGDIYVTCTGNLDIITFEHMKKMKDQAIVCNIGHFDNEIQMDQLNTAKGVEKINIKPQVDQYNFPATDGQAAHSIFVLAEGRLVNLGCATGHPSFVMSNSFANQTLAQLDLWEKKDSYAVDVYVLPKKLDEEVARLHLEKIGVKLTTLSPKQADYLGVAVEGPYKPDTYRY
- a CDS encoding GumC family protein — encoded protein: MKALTGSTTGFPAPMVDRRQNPLKGFVGILNRRRLIILRTTVLLVAGAALLCILMTRRYTAVAEIQVQKPNSDSLTLDSNAASPAGGDTDPNSASMNLETQATVLESPALAMKVIEDLHLEDTSAFKPHFTFTGWVNSLFSPPPPADPAGVALSAAPLRRDRLLKQFQENLEVKIIPGTRVIEVAFSSSDPNLAARVVNQLVASLVNYSFQSRRTVDTEASKFLESQLAEMKADSDALEQKAVKLQKQTGVVQVAGSGDGDGQGQAYSSTLDQLQKATAAVSQAHTNVILKGAIYEVVKSGDPETIMGLPSNTALAGAASGMSNDLAVISSLRTREATLNGQINELLAKFGPAYPKVDELKADLTAIQNSIKEEIQRMRDRARNEYVVAQQVESGAKQLYDAEKQRADEMNDKAVQYSMARQQADQSRSLYEKLQSRMKEAGVLEGFHSSNITVVSPALAPSAPSRPNIPLYLAGSLATGLLFGCIMAVVVDLMDSKIADIHGLESLMGEAPFGILPSFAAKKKGLRLSGHSFALPGREAIAALKDPHSAYVEALRALRTTLLSTRGGAPPQVLLVTSSTEGEGKSTLSSNLAVVLAQQGKRVLLVDADLRRPNLHVLFNSSLEVGLSTILAGQLSVDAMGQAFLQVEAVPGLDILLSGPIPAYSAELLGSSKMRQLLDLWRGYYDFIILDGAPVLPVTDSVVLSSQVDATLLVARYQSTQQQSLDLSLRTLRAQLGTNRHIGVVLNGVERTADAYYKYYGFSNSTYYTNTKRLGGGSEIS